Genomic segment of Strigops habroptila isolate Jane chromosome 12, bStrHab1.2.pri, whole genome shotgun sequence:
TGGAATAGCATTGGCATCATTGATCTGGTGAGTAGCAAAGGGGGAACACCAACCTGATATCAGATATATTTGGTGCTGtatattcttctttaaaaagaaatattcagagaaacaaaggcaaGAGAGGCTGAAGGAGAAACTTCATGTTAGCGATGCAGAGGGGCTTCTGAATTTCTGGAGGATGTCTTTAGGGGGATTTGAAATGACTCCATCCTAGAGGAACTGGTACAAAGACAGTGGTGTCTCTGGGAGAGGATTTCACTCTCATCTACTAATCAGTTCAGTGACTAGTCCTTTGAAAACATGCCAAGCCCCAGCTGGCTCCTGATGGGCACCTCAGGAGTTTTTAGTTCCTCTTGACCTTCTTGCCATGCTGGTGATGTTTGGAGAGCCAGGAAACCCAGACTTCTTTTGAAGGGACAGTGTTTTGGGCCAGTACCATCAATATCCCCTGTGCTGGTGTGAGCCTTGAAGAAGGGGAGAAGGTGAAGTTCCCCTGTGCAAGTCATTTCAGCATGAGTCAATTTTCCCCACTGCAGTCTGGCTTCGTTTGCAGGATCCCATCTACGGGGGAAGGAGTTAAGAGCTGCAAATGTGCTCTCCTTCCAGTGTAGAGATGAGGAATTAAAAATGGCAAACTGTGAAAACACCTTGTTTAGAAGAGCTTGTTTAAAGAGATGTGGCATCCTCTATGCCAACTCTTAGCCAAGGAGCTATGAATACTTTTCGGCTCATGGAGAATAACAAGTGCAAGCTGCCAAGCCTCTAGACAAGGTGATAAAACCAAAATTGCTTCTAGACAATCACCTTCAGGACATGCATGCATGCAGCAAGTCAGTGACCAGATCTCAGATGATGGGCTCAATCTGCAGACTTCTCCCTCCCgggctgctgccaccagccctgTTCCTGGGAAGTTCAGTGTTGCctccagcctggagctgccccccagcctgcagcccagTCCCTTTCCTGTCCATCTGGTCCTTCCCTAATACCTCCATGGGACTTGGCTGGGTGGAACTTGTGCATCCGTGGTGTAAAAGCACACCCTGATGAATGTAGCAGtgagcactgcagaaaagtGTGGCAGAAAGTGACGTTACTCCCCTTTGCTGTGTCTGAACTGGAGAGTTAAACTGATTTTCACTGGCCAGGTTGAGGCATGCTCTGCAATGCTGGAGCTGCAACATGGGCTGGTTCAGAAGACCCTGGGGCCAGCAGGACCAGAGAGCCCACGGTgtgagcacaggcaggagaggcagcagtgGGTAAGGCAGTTACAGCagatgggaaagggaagggagtaGATTGTATCGGAAAGTGGTGGTGAGGTGTCCTAGGAAACAGGCTGCTGGTATCAGAGAAGAGCTgaacttctttccttcttctttgtCCTTGTtcttcctgcccctgccccagaTTCAGCAAAGGCAGTTCAACAAGGCTTCCAACTCCACCTACTGCATATTCATGGTCAACAAGCCATACGCCATTACCTGTTCCGTGGTGGCCTTCTACATTCCCTTCCTCCTGATGGTGCTGGCCTACTACCGCATCTATGTCACGGCCAGGGAGCATGCCCGGCAGATCCGGGTGCTGCAGCGTGCGGGGGCCCCCACCGACGGCCGGCAGCACCACCCAGACCAGCACAGCACGCACCGCATGAAGACTGAGACCAAAGCTGCCAAGACCCTGTGCATCATCATGGGGTGcttctgcttgtgctgggcGCCCTTCTTTATCACAAACATAGTGGACCCTTTCATAAACTACACCgtgccagggaagctgtggaCAGCTTTCCTGTGGCTGGGCTACATCAATTCAGGGTTGAACCCTTTCCTCTACGCCTTCCTGAACAAGTCTTTCAGACGTGCCTTCCTCATCATCCTCTGCTGCGGTGATGAGCGATACCGAAGGCCTTCCATCTTGGGGCAGACGGTCCCCTGTTCCACCACCACAATAAATGGATCAACTCATGTACTAAGGTGAGTGTTTCTCGGATGCTGCAAAATGCCTGTAGACACTAGAAAGAGTACTTCTCAAGGGTTTTTGTAAAGCATGTTTCcctttgcatttgaaatatCTGATTGATTGAATGTTTAAAAGGGAGGGTGCAAGAGAAGCAGCCAGAAATCCTTGGGGTGCTCAGGTAACATAGTTTTGTAGATGACACATACATGCTGGCATGCAGTTTCTCCAAAGGTGTGTTCAGGGAAGAATAGAATAAAGAAGCTGTGTATGCATTTTGGCAAGCCCTGCTGTCTGGTCTGGGTGGAACAACTTGACCCCGTGGGCGGCACCTTGGGGATGCTGCCTACTCTGTCTTCTCTAGGAAAGGGATCATGACACCTCCCATTGCCCCTTCTCAGGCTCTGCCTTTGTAGGCTcaccagccactgctgcagcttctgaacTAATGAAAGGCAAAGGATGAACTTCCTCAAACACTGTGATCCTGGGACGTGTCAGCGAATCTCTGGGAAGAAGGGGGATGCCATGTTGTTTGAGCAGCTCACCAATTCCCAGGGTGTCTGCCTTTCACTGTAACCCAGTCAAAGCCTGCCCCGGTgcaaggcagcagcacccagttCTGTGGGAGCCCCGGGAGCTGAGCATGCCTTGCATGGGCTACAGCCTTGTGTTCATAGTTTGGGGTCCCAGTGAATTTGAGCCCCACACCCTTTGCTGAGTACCACAATGTGTTTATTGCAAGAGGAGAGCGTATAGACTGTGCACTGTGGGGGTAGAGAGGGGTTTGGAGGGCTCTGTGGTGTGAGACACTCTCTGCTGTCTTCTCCTCACCAAGCGGAGAGGTGGGAGGCAGAGcacaggaggaagggaagaaagaacaatTATCTCCCATAATATCAGAACAAACTGCAGACTCTGGATAAAACCATAGGTGTTTCTATGCAGCTTTCTAGAGGAGATTTGGGTCTTTGGCAGATGGATTCTTGGCTTTTCGCATGCAGATAAAGGATTTGGTAACAGATAAAGGATTTGGTTTGTGTTCAGAGCTGAACCCGCCCAGAGACTGAATCAGACACTGAATCAGACACTGAGCACTTCCCAGCTGAGCCTCATCTGCAGGTTTGCCCTGAGCTCCCATCTGCAGTGATTTATGGTTTTGGAAAGAGTCCTAAACTGTTTAATGGATGGGATATGGGGCAGGACTTGTCACAGCCTTGAGACAGACCTCTCAAGCTTTCTAAGTCATGAAGGACATTACAACATATTTATCTTCTGCTGATTAACAACTGTTTGGGGGCCACAGTCCTAGAGCCCTCTGTAATGGATGCATGGCACTGTGCCACACTCAGGCTGTATttctggcagagctgtgctctcAGGGACAAGGCTGATGCTCCTTTGCTGTGGTTAGGAGGATTGAGAGAGCAGCCCTTGTTGGACACAGCTCTTCATCCCGCATTGAGCAAGCCAGTACCTCtggctggggagctgcagggatgaACGCTGGAAACACATCCCTGCACGGGTCTTGGCCACTGTGGCCAACTGGAGAGGCTCTGGCAAGCTGCAGTAAATGGTGGATCCCACCATGTAGCTGAGGTCAGGCTTTCCTCATATCCAGCTTTTCCCTCCCACTTGTACCACTCTGCTCTCACATAGAAGTTATCCATGGAAATGTCTAACAATCCTGTCAATCTAGGTGTGACAACCATTGCAAACAGCCCTGTAAGAACCAAACTTGTGCAGGGCATCTTGTCCACTCCTAGCTTTTGTGAATACTTTAATGGATAAAAGTGTGTTGCCTCTCTTCAACATACTACATGCACAAGCCAGATTACCTCCTGCCTTTCCATGCCGCTCCAGCTCTTTAGAATGCGCTCGCTTCCTGCTGCTAcatccccttctccctctgtgTGCTGGAGGGGTTCGGCTCTGCGCATCAGCACTTCAgagagcaatttttttctgttgtcttcagCTTTGTAATGGATGAGAAAAGTGTGACTTCTTTGCCTGGTGCAGATTAGGCACTGATGATGATAGAGGTGTGGGGATTAAAGCAAACCAACTTATTGTAGTTTTTGGACAGTTAATCTTACTTgaggaatttttatttcttcagtgcttctttcttaaatgcagaaaaaattgTACTCAACATAGATGGAGGAGAAATTTACTGAGGCGGGTTCTCTCAAGATGTAATGTATATTTCTTTACTAGTTTGGAAATACAAGGGGTTTGTGCCTAGTAACTGGAATATTGAAACCTTCCCGTATGGGCCGACTTCATACCAACCCAACTGAGAAGCTGCACAGGGGCAGCGCCTGGCTcacacatttcttttccaacctcaaaGCTGTTTCTTCCTGACCAAGAACTTCAAATGGGCAGGTTTGTACAAGTGGGATTTTACAGCTGGTTTTTGTACCCTGGCAGAGAGAACAGTGAAGAGCAGGAAAGACCTTGTGCTGAGTTCCTTCCCCAAAACCTGCAGAGATTAGAATTTTGCATTAAGTTGACACGGGTCGTTTAGCCTCAAAGGGAGTCAGGAGTAGGTAGGTCTGGGATTTTAATTCCTCTCTACTTCCAATCTTGAGAAGATCGGAACTTTCCTTCAATTCTACCTGTCCAAACCATTTTGTCCTTGCTCACAATCAACTCACTGGTGCGTTTCCAAGTGCAAGAATATGTTTGTCACTGTTAAAATTCAGGCTCTTGCTCTTGGATACGTCTGACTTGTGAGAGTGCCTTCTAGGAAAGGgacagcatttcttctttttctcttctgataaTTTTAATGTCAAAATGTTCTGACATTCCCATTTTGGgatttttcacatttatattaggaatgggaaaaaaagaaggaggagcAGAGTGCAATAAAACACGGCAGTGAGAAGAGGCAGATGCTCTCACCACACACAGACTAAGAGACCGCTTGGGAGACTGTTctcattcctgcttttttttaaaatctatgttTCAAGTGATCTATGAGGACCATGGTGCTCTGGGTGACACAGCAGGTTGAGATTTTGTACAGCACTCCTTGGGCCAGACCCAACCGCAGTGGCGATGGTGCAAGGGAGCCAACTGCACAGTGGCTTGACTATGATGTGAGAGTGATCACAACTTTCTTATTTCCCTGGTAACCACCTCACTTTAAGTTATGAACCAGAAGATGGGGAAAGGATTTTCTGTCACCCATTTAGTTCTCGAACTTTCCCACCAGCTGGTGTGAGACTCCCATTCCTTGGGCAGAGTAAGATGCGATACAAAATGCGTTCTGAAGATGTCACGAACAGCTGGGAGATAGGATTTGGTCAGAGTTGAATCTGTGTGTATGATGGGAAAGAGTATTAGAATTAAATAttcatctttgaaagaaaaatttggtTTGCCTATTTTCCaagtttgctttctgcaagtGTAGGAATTGCCAGAACCCCTTTTTTTACCCCTGGATATTCACCTATTTATGTGTACTGTCAACTCCAGAATTCAGTTAGGACACAGGCAAATGGTGAATTGAAATTTGCAGATGTGGCTACAATATGAAATTCATGCCCTATTCAATTTTCAGTGGTTGAGATTGCAACTCATGTCATATacaaagttttgtttctctggctgcagcacaaATTGTGTAATTcattataaatatttgcaattcAGAGTTCTAATAACCTATGGTTTGGAATATGATTCATTGAAAGGACTAGGGAATCATTCTGAATAATGAGTGGATAGGAGAATTTACAATAAGCACTCAACTAACATATGGCAAAAATTAGTACAACTATTAACTGCAATAGATATGGGTTTCTGGATGGCTGTAGCATTTGTTTAGGAGTTCTGTGCACCATgagagtgaaaacaaaatgccaTAATCATCTGAACAATTCTGTCTTCCCCTTTAACCATATTGCTTGCATATCTTTTGTCACGCAGAGATATTTATgcaacacaaaacaacaaactcaTGCCTTCATGAATCATTAAACTCTCATTCTGCACAGGTGGATGGGAAACCAGATCAGCATTGCTTGAATTCTTGGAAAAAACAAGTTCTGAATTTTGCCACAGCAAAGAAGATGACTTTgagtaaaatatatttgagCAATGATTGGAGTAGGCAAACTCTGGTGTGTTTGGGTCTAGGAGTTCACTTTGGTGTATACCCCATTTCCTCTCAGAAGTGCACAGTTCAGCACAGTACAGTGTATTAGTCTCTTCAGGGAAAGATACAGTGAGAGGTTTACTTATTCATTTTCCATCAGAGAGAGGTCTTCTCAGACAAGGCCGATGccagttttatttctccaaaGTAAAATGCATCCCGATTTGCCTTTTAGAAGAgccaagagaaacaaaatggaaaaaaaaaagcagcctgcaCATTGGGAGCTGGAAGTTCATTGTCTtcataaatacagaattaaataaataagccaATCAGCCCACACTCATGTCAGCACTCTGCAGGTGCATAAAACGCTGGGAGAAGTGTGCAGTAAACCATGGCGTGCAGCCGGCACTCGACACCAGAACTCTGCTATGGAGTCTTATTGGTCCCAGTAGGGAACATGAGTAATTGTGCCAGTAAATCTCCCGAACTGCAGCGAGCTCCGGTgcttcctggctgctgctgcaacagGCAACACAGCAACTTGGGCCTCTAGTTTTTAGAACTTTAGCAGCTCCATGGCTTACGGATCTGTTGGAATACAAATAAATCCATCCTGGCTGTAGGGAGGAGAAAgtcagagctgctgtggagCAAACGAAGAAGTGATGTGTGCCCATCGGTGATGCTTCCTCAACGGCAGTGCACAGGGGTAGTCCCTGCCCCATGGCTTGGTTCCCTACACATCCCGCCTGCCCCTCCTGGCACATCCATACTGTGAAATGTCTGCTGTAATGTGATGGGAGTCCTGTTGCAGCTCTGGTGTCTGCACAGTGAAGAGAGCTCCCTGTGCACCCACTGCCCCTGCTCCACGCAGCCAGACCCTTCTGTTTGACATGTGGGATTGGCAGGAGGGTCGGGACTTGAGGACTAGTTTGCACCTGGGTTTAGCTTTGTGATGCCACTTACGGTCTGTAAAGGCACTGATAAgagctcttcctttctccttgcctTTTCCTGACCAGGAACAGAGGAGCCTTTGGCTAGAGGCCACTGCCTACATGTGGGATGAATGGGCTGATGGCATTGCATTACTTTatacagctttaaaatagtGATTAAGTTAGACTTCCCCCACTTTGTTTATGAGGTAGCTTTTCACAAAGACAAACAGCCATCCTGAAACCCTCCCGGCGTTTCAAGGCTGCCAGCAAAGAGCCCCATCTCCCCTACTCCTGGGGTAGGGGAGGAACccctgcctgagcagcagcctggatACTGCCTGCAGCAAATACATGTCAGGATGCCCAGATGTCCACTGCTGTGGAAGCAAGGCAATTTGCTTCTCTTCAAGTGCTCAGTCACCTCACAGGTTGAATCCTGGCTGGCCAGGACTCCCTGTGCCACCATGCATCGTCCCCTTCTCCTGTGGAGTTGCCTTCAGGGGAACAGGCACATTTGGTGGCTGTGGTGTTACAAATCCTCCAGCTGTTTCCGAGCTCCTGGGCTCAGAAATGGCTTCACA
This window contains:
- the HTR4 gene encoding 5-hydroxytryptamine receptor 4 isoform X1, encoding MEELDVNVSSSEGFGVAEKIVLLTFISAVILMAILGNLLVMVAVCRDRQLRKIKTNYFIVSLAFADLLVSVLVMPFGAIELVQDNWIYGEMFCLVRTSLDVLLTTASILHLCCISLDRYYAICCQPLVYRNKMTPLRIAVMLGGCWVIPTFISFLPIMQGWNSIGIIDLIQQRQFNKASNSTYCIFMVNKPYAITCSVVAFYIPFLLMVLAYYRIYVTAREHARQIRVLQRAGAPTDGRQHHPDQHSTHRMKTETKAAKTLCIIMGCFCLCWAPFFITNIVDPFINYTVPGKLWTAFLWLGYINSGLNPFLYAFLNKSFRRAFLIILCCGDERYRRPSILGQTVPCSTTTINGSTHVLRYTVLHNGHHQEHEKLPIHNDPESQESCF
- the HTR4 gene encoding 5-hydroxytryptamine receptor 4 isoform X2, which translates into the protein MEELDVNVSSSEGFGVAEKIVLLTFISAVILMAILGNLLVMVAVCRDRQLRKIKTNYFIVSLAFADLLVSVLVMPFGAIELVQDNWIYGEMFCLVRTSLDVLLTTASILHLCCISLDRYYAICCQPLVYRNKMTPLRIAVMLGGCWVIPTFISFLPIMQGWNSIGIIDLIQQRQFNKASNSTYCIFMVNKPYAITCSVVAFYIPFLLMVLAYYRIYVTAREHARQIRVLQRAGAPTDGRQHHPDQHSTHRMKTETKAAKTLCIIMGCFCLCWAPFFITNIVDPFINYTVPGKLWTAFLWLGYINSGLNPFLYAFLNKSFRRAFLIILCCGDERYRRPSILGQTVPCSTTTINGSTHVLRH